CGCGTAGCCTCGATGCCGTCCATGACCGGCATCTTGACATCCATGAGGATGACATCAGGTTGAAGCTCACGAGCTAATGTGATTGCGATCTCACCGTTCTCTGCCTCGCCCACGACCTCCAGGTCAGCTTCCTGGTTGATCAGCCCCTTGAGCCCGTCACGGAACATCTCGTGATCGTCAACAACAAGGATTCTTGTCTTCCTCATTCTTTCGGTCTTCCGTTATTCATTATTCGATTCATCAGTTTCTTAATCTATCCATACCACGGGCAGACTCACGGTCACCACGGTGCCGGTGCCTGAGCTGGATTCTATTTGCATGCTTCCTCTGAGGGCCAGCAGCCGCTCTCGGATGCTGTAGAGGCCAAACCCGCCCTCGGCAGTCGGCGCCCCGAGCGTCTGTGGATCGAAACCCACGCCATCATCTCTGACTTCCGCGCGGATACGTCCATCGGTTAAGTCGATCTG
This portion of the Syntrophorhabdaceae bacterium genome encodes:
- a CDS encoding response regulator transcription factor; this translates as MRKTRILVVDDHEMFRDGLKGLINQEADLEVVGEAENGEIAITLARELQPDVILMDVKMPVMDGIEATR